The Mesotoga sp. BH458_6_3_2_1 genome has a window encoding:
- a CDS encoding HD domain-containing phosphohydrolase — protein sequence MRKALSTAFFVLVFLVVFAEAEYRFSGDIDYPPFEYENERGIPVGFNVDILRGISEALDFEIEIELRTWTIARTTLESGQIDGLLGMYYSEGRDSLVDFSNPHIVLHGSIFSKKLAGKFSSLNDLRESRIAVQKGDVMDEIASNELVGSEIVRVEYPEIALRMLNEGQVDAVLLGTLQGLFLIDELSFEDVVMSDNPFVRLEYCFAVREGDRELLSLLNEGLSIISSNGEYRRIYNKWFGSINGTEKSGFWQIFLFFFLPGGMIILLVLGGMYLWNRALRRQVREKTASLSERLEEEKLVEAQLSLSIKRYKSMSETISDYYYEVEYSDNGGDPEVWRSNSYERISGYSIDEPQLQKFDWESIVHPDDLDSYRRHLESVKSGNSQQLEYRIIRKDGTLRWVNEFSRPSYSDGASDIKNICGAIRDITDEKLAKDELEKTKEKVSKLHDVALKMEKSNEEDTIYHSIIDASVNIFGMDKFGLYLFYNQELVTLETEGEVSPLQGYLFRSGILRDSIESGRSAFIDAASLRKVIPDCSVSISIVPMKSIGAFVSYHESPMKQEEVKLVETMMAHAVEAIFRIRSDREIHYVTFHDSLTSLYNRPFFEEEVERLNVRRQMPMSIVMGDVNGLKIVNDAFGHLEGDRLLKAVAECLRSSIRSDDIIARWGGDEFIMLLPQTNTQSAESLVSRIKKALAQITGFDLPISVSFGIGTKSDVDQDFRETLVSAEEKMYRDKLLNNISMRSRTVEVLEKSLLNKSYETEEHTERIKTLSRDFGKFIGLSETELDNLLLLGALHDIGKIAVPEEILTKAGSLTSEEWKKIKSHPEAGFRIALSSPELVGIADEILSHHEWWDGSGYPRGLVGESIPLLARIMSIIDAYDVMTSGRPYKHPVSSEEAIEELRRCSGKQFDPGLVDSFVSFLNV from the coding sequence ATGAGAAAAGCATTATCAACTGCTTTCTTCGTTTTAGTTTTTCTGGTCGTTTTTGCTGAAGCAGAGTACAGATTCAGCGGTGATATTGACTATCCGCCGTTTGAATATGAGAATGAACGAGGAATTCCAGTAGGATTCAATGTTGATATCCTCAGGGGGATTTCCGAAGCTCTCGATTTCGAAATAGAGATAGAACTGCGTACCTGGACTATCGCGCGGACCACGCTTGAGAGTGGTCAAATTGACGGTTTGCTCGGAATGTACTACTCAGAAGGAAGAGATTCGCTCGTAGACTTTTCCAATCCACATATAGTCCTTCATGGGTCCATCTTCTCCAAAAAACTTGCCGGCAAGTTTTCTTCGTTGAATGATTTGAGAGAGTCAAGAATAGCCGTGCAGAAGGGCGACGTTATGGACGAGATTGCCTCCAACGAGCTGGTTGGGAGTGAAATCGTGAGAGTTGAGTATCCTGAGATCGCTCTCAGGATGCTTAATGAAGGGCAGGTTGATGCCGTATTGCTCGGTACTTTACAGGGACTCTTTCTGATTGATGAACTCTCTTTTGAGGATGTTGTAATGTCCGACAATCCCTTTGTCCGGCTCGAATACTGTTTCGCAGTGAGAGAGGGAGATCGAGAGTTGCTCTCTTTACTAAATGAAGGGCTCTCGATAATCTCTTCAAATGGTGAATACAGACGAATCTACAACAAGTGGTTTGGAAGCATTAACGGTACGGAAAAAAGCGGCTTCTGGCAGATTTTTCTCTTCTTCTTTCTTCCTGGTGGAATGATTATTCTTCTGGTACTTGGCGGTATGTATTTATGGAATAGAGCTTTGAGAAGACAGGTCAGGGAGAAAACGGCTTCATTGAGTGAAAGGCTTGAAGAAGAGAAATTGGTTGAAGCTCAGCTCTCGCTTTCCATAAAGAGGTACAAATCGATGTCTGAAACAATATCCGATTACTACTATGAGGTTGAATACTCAGACAATGGGGGAGATCCAGAAGTCTGGAGAAGCAACTCCTACGAAAGGATCAGTGGATACAGTATCGACGAACCGCAACTTCAGAAATTTGACTGGGAGTCGATAGTCCATCCCGACGATCTCGATTCTTACAGGAGACATTTGGAGAGCGTGAAGTCTGGCAACAGTCAGCAACTTGAGTACCGAATCATCCGCAAAGACGGCACTTTGAGATGGGTAAACGAGTTCTCAAGACCGAGTTACTCAGACGGAGCTTCCGACATCAAAAACATTTGCGGCGCGATCAGAGACATAACCGACGAAAAACTCGCTAAAGATGAACTGGAAAAGACGAAAGAAAAAGTGTCCAAACTCCACGATGTTGCCCTGAAGATGGAGAAGTCAAATGAAGAGGACACGATATATCATTCGATAATTGACGCTTCAGTCAACATATTCGGCATGGATAAGTTTGGACTGTATCTATTCTACAATCAGGAACTCGTAACTCTTGAAACCGAAGGGGAGGTTTCACCCCTCCAAGGCTACCTTTTCAGGAGCGGAATCTTGAGAGACTCTATAGAGAGCGGGAGATCAGCGTTCATAGATGCCGCTTCACTTCGCAAAGTAATCCCCGATTGCAGCGTATCGATTTCCATAGTTCCAATGAAGAGCATAGGCGCCTTCGTGTCGTACCATGAATCTCCTATGAAACAGGAGGAAGTTAAACTTGTCGAAACAATGATGGCTCATGCAGTCGAAGCGATTTTCAGAATAAGGTCAGACAGAGAGATTCACTATGTAACCTTCCATGACTCCCTTACTTCTCTCTACAACAGACCTTTCTTCGAAGAAGAGGTGGAGAGACTGAATGTGAGGCGTCAAATGCCAATGAGCATAGTTATGGGAGACGTCAATGGACTGAAGATTGTTAATGACGCTTTCGGCCATCTGGAAGGTGACAGGCTGCTGAAAGCCGTAGCCGAATGCTTGAGGTCCTCTATTAGATCTGACGATATTATTGCCCGATGGGGAGGTGACGAGTTCATAATGCTTCTTCCCCAAACCAACACTCAGTCTGCGGAATCTCTTGTAAGCAGAATCAAGAAGGCCCTTGCTCAAATAACGGGATTCGATCTGCCGATTAGCGTTTCATTCGGGATTGGAACAAAATCCGACGTCGATCAGGATTTTCGCGAGACGCTTGTTTCTGCCGAAGAGAAAATGTACAGAGACAAGCTCCTTAACAACATTTCTATGAGAAGCAGAACGGTCGAGGTCCTTGAGAAGAGCCTGCTTAACAAGAGTTATGAGACGGAAGAACACACGGAAAGGATCAAGACTCTCAGCAGGGATTTCGGGAAATTCATCGGATTATCTGAAACGGAACTTGATAATCTTCTGCTCCTTGGCGCTCTGCACGATATTGGAAAGATAGCAGTCCCAGAGGAGATACTCACCAAAGCCGGCAGTCTGACCTCTGAAGAATGGAAGAAAATCAAGTCCCATCCCGAAGCGGGATTTAGAATCGCCCTCTCTTCGCCCGAGCTGGTGGGAATCGCGGATGAGATCTTGAGTCATCATGAATGGTGGGACGGCTCAGGATATCCCAGAGGGCTGGTTGGCGAATCGATTCCCCTTCTAGCGAGAATCATGTCAATAATAGACGCTTACGACGTTATGACAAGCGGAAGACCATACAAACACCCTGTATCCTCCGAAGAGGCAATCGAAGAGCTGCGCAGATGTTCTGGAAAGCAGTTCGATCCCGGGCTGGTTGACTCCTTTGTCAGTTTCTTGAACGTATGA